The region AGCATCTCTCGGGGAGATGACCTCCATCGGCCTTCCCGTGCCGAAGGCGTTTGTGGTGACTGCCCAGGCATTCCGCAGGTTTCTGGTCGAGACCGGGATCGAAGACGCGCTCTTCCGCAAACTGGAGCGCCTGGATGTTGAAGACAACGGAGCGCTGGAATCGGTCTCCAAGGAAGTGCAGGACCTCGTCCTGAGCGTCGATATCCCCGATCGGATCAAGGAGGACGTCACCGACGCATACGCCCGGATGGGGTCGAACGGAACGGTCGTCGCCGTCCGGTCGAGCGCCACCGCCGAAGACCTGCCTGAGGCCAGTTTCGCCGGCCAGCAGGAGACTTTTCTCAATATTCTCGGTGACGTTGATCTGCTCGATGCGCTCCAGCGGTGCTGGGCCTCGCTCTACGGCGCGCGCGCCATCTATTACCGGGCGAAGCAGGGGTTCGACGACCGGAGCGTGAACATCGCCGTCGTCGTGCAGCAACTCATCGGGTCGGAGAAGTCCGGCGTCATGTTCACCTCCCACCCGGTCACCGGCGAGCCCCTGACGATCGTCGAGGGCTCTTGGGGGCTTGGCGAAGCCGTCGTCTCGGGGAGCGTCTCCCCCGACAACTATGTCTTTGACCTGCGCTCCGAGCGGGTCGTCGACCGCATGATCGCCGAGAAGGAGATCATGATTGTGCCTGAGGGCGAGCACGGGACGAAGGTCGTCAAACTCTCTCCCGAACAGCGCACCGCCCCGGTCCTCTCGGACGCCGAAGTGGCGCGCCTCGCCACGCTCGGCAAGATCGCGGAGGAGCACTACGGCGTCCCGCAGGACATCGAGTGGGCGATCGTCGGAAACGACGTCTTCATCCTCCAGTCGCGTCCCATCACGACCATCAGGCGGCCGGAGATCCCCCGCCCCGGAACTGCACCGGCACCGGAGCCCAAGGGCGCGCTCGGTGTGGTGCTGCTGGAAGGCCAGGGCGCTTCCCCCGGGATAGCGAGCGGCCGTGTCGTGATCGTGCGCGACGTAAAGGATACCAGCACCATCAAGGACGGGGATATCCTGGTCACGAAGATGACCAACCCGGACATGGTGCCGGCGATGCGGCGGGTCAAGGCCATCGTCACCGACGAGGGCGGGATGACCTGCCATGCGGCCATCGTAAGCCGGGAACTCGGGACGCCCGCGGTCGTCGGGACCAAGAAAGCGACGAAACTGCTCAAGGACGGGCAGGTCATCACCGTCGACGGTGAGAAGGGCACCATCTACGAGGGAGCGGTCGAGGCCCCTGCGCCTGCGGCACCGGCGGCACTCGCGCCGGCGGCGGCTCCCGCCCCGGTCATCACCGGCACCCTCGTCAAGGTGAACGTCTCTCTCCCCGAGGCCGCAAAGCGGGCCGCCGCCACCGGGGCCGACGGGGTCGGCCTCCTCCGGATCGAGCACCTGATCCTCGGCCTGAACAAGACCCCGGGCTGGTACGTTGAGCACGGCAAGGAGGAGGAGTTCATCGGCGAGCTCTACAGCGGCATCAAGACGGTCCTCGACGCATTCCCCGGGAAGCCCGTCTGGGTCCGGACGCTCGACGCCCCGACCGACGAGTTCCGGAACATGGAAGGCGGGGGAGATGAGCCGGTCGAGCACAACCCGATGCTCGGCTGGCGCGGTATCCGCCGTGACCTCCGGAGTCCCGAACAGTTCCGGATGCAGGTGGAGGCTTTTAAGCGGCTCTGGGCGGCAGGCTACAGCAACCTCGGCGTGATGTTCCCGCTCGTCAACCACCCCGACGAGTTCGTCCTGGCCCGGGCGATGATGAAGAAATGGGGGGTCGATGTCGAGAACGTGACCCTCGGCGTCATGGTCGAGGTCCCGAGCAGCGCCATCCTCATCGAGGACTTCATCAAGGCCGGGATCAGGTTCGCCTCGTTCGGGACGAACGACCTCATCCAGTACACGCTTGCCATCGACCGGAACAACGAACATGTCGCCGATATGTACGAGCCCGAGCACCCTGCCGTGCTCCGTCTGATCGATCACGCGATCAAAGCCTGCCGTGAGCACGGCGTCGAGTGCTCGATCTGCGGCCAGGCCGGCTCCGACCCCAAGATGGTCGCATGGCTCGTCGAGCACGGGATTACCAGCGTCTCGGCGAACATCGATGCGGTCCCGCGCATCCGCGAGGCCGTGGCCCGGAAAGAGCGGCAGATCCTTTTAGATGCGGCGAGAAGAAATGCGTGAGCATGGATGCCCTGAGGAGGACCTCTTCTCCTTCCTCTCGTCGAAGCGGCGGGAGGACCTCGGGTACCGGAATATCTTAAGTTCGATGTGCACGTCGCCCCATCCGGTCGCGGAGCGGGTGCACGCGATGTTTCTTGAGACCAACCTCGGAGACCCCGGGCTCTTCCCCGGGACGGCTGCGCTTGAGGAGTTGCTCGTCCAGAGGCTCGGCGCACTGATGCACCACCCCGAGGCGGGGGGGTATGCGACCTCCGGCGGGACGGAGTCCAATATCCAAGCGCTCCGGATCGCAAAGAAGCAGAAGCCGGTGAAGTCTCCGAACGTGGTGGTCCCGGCGTCGGGCCACTTCTCGTTCCAGAAGGCCTGCGATATCCTCGGGCTCGAGTTGCGGGCGCTGCCGCTCGACGCTGAATTCCGGGCTGATGCCGAGGCGCTCGACGGCCTTGTAGACAAGAACACGGTCGCCCTCGTCGGGATCGTCGGGACGACGGAGTACGGGGTGGTCGATCCCATCGCCCGCCTCTCCGATGTGGCCCTTGACCGGGACGTCTTCTTCCACGTCGACGCCGCTTTCGGAGGGATGGTGGTGCCGTTCCTCGACCGGCCGGTCCCGTTCGACTTCCGGCTCCCCGGCGTCGACTCCATCTCCGTCGACCCCCACAAGATGGGGATGAGCACCATCCCGGCAGGGTGCCTCCTTGTCAGGGACCCCGATTACTTCTCGTGCCTCAACGTCGATACCCCATACCTGACCGTGAAGCGGGAGTGCACCCTCGCGGGCACGCGGCCCGGTGCATCGGTGGCCGCCGCGTTCGCGGTTCTCGAATACCTGGGGATGGACGGCATGCGTGCGGTGGTCGTCGGGTGCATGGAGAACACTCGAAGGCTGATCGAGGGGATGGAGACCCTCGGCTATCCGAGGGCCGTGACCCCCGATGTCAACGTGGCGACGTTCTCCTGCGACCGTGCGCCCGCCGGCTGGCGGGTATCGAGGACCCGAGCCGGACATATGCGGATCGTCTGTATGCCTCACGTCAACCGCGACGTCATCGAGGCGTTTCTCGGAGATATGAGTGATTTGGATGCTTGAACGGCTGATACGTTCTCTGGAAGCCTCCCCGGTCATGAAGCGCGGGGAGTACAACTACTTCATCCACCCGATAACCGACGGGGTGCCGCTCGTTGAGCCCGCGCTCCTCCGCGAGGTCGGGTGTGCTATGGTGCGGAACCTCGACCTCGAGGGCGTCGACAAGATCGTCGTCTGCGAGGCGATGGGTATCCACATCGGCGTCGCTTTCTCGATGATGACCGACATCCCGCTCGTGGTCGTCAGGAAACGCTCCTACAGCCTGCCCGGGGAGGTCGCTGTGCACCAGACCACGGGTTACTCGAAGGGGGAACTCTACTTAAACGGCGTCGAGGCGGGCGACCGGGTCGTGATCATCGACGACGTCTGCAGCACCGGAGGGACGCTCCGCGCCCTCATCAGTGCGCTCGAACGGGTGGGCGCCGAGATCGCCGACATCTGCGTGGTCATCTCGCGCGGCGACGCGGAGATCGGCCGGCCGCTCAAGACCCTGGTCAAGATCGAGGTCTCAGAGGACCGGGTGCGTGTCGTTGATACCTGTCTCTGACCTTATCCTTCGGCT is a window of Methanoculleus sp. 7T DNA encoding:
- the hpt gene encoding hypoxanthine/guanine phosphoribosyltransferase; translated protein: MLERLIRSLEASPVMKRGEYNYFIHPITDGVPLVEPALLREVGCAMVRNLDLEGVDKIVVCEAMGIHIGVAFSMMTDIPLVVVRKRSYSLPGEVAVHQTTGYSKGELYLNGVEAGDRVVIIDDVCSTGGTLRALISALERVGAEIADICVVISRGDAEIGRPLKTLVKIEVSEDRVRVVDTCL
- the ppsA gene encoding phosphoenolpyruvate synthase gives rise to the protein MKEMPNVLWLEEIKKEDITSVGGKGASLGEMTSIGLPVPKAFVVTAQAFRRFLVETGIEDALFRKLERLDVEDNGALESVSKEVQDLVLSVDIPDRIKEDVTDAYARMGSNGTVVAVRSSATAEDLPEASFAGQQETFLNILGDVDLLDALQRCWASLYGARAIYYRAKQGFDDRSVNIAVVVQQLIGSEKSGVMFTSHPVTGEPLTIVEGSWGLGEAVVSGSVSPDNYVFDLRSERVVDRMIAEKEIMIVPEGEHGTKVVKLSPEQRTAPVLSDAEVARLATLGKIAEEHYGVPQDIEWAIVGNDVFILQSRPITTIRRPEIPRPGTAPAPEPKGALGVVLLEGQGASPGIASGRVVIVRDVKDTSTIKDGDILVTKMTNPDMVPAMRRVKAIVTDEGGMTCHAAIVSRELGTPAVVGTKKATKLLKDGQVITVDGEKGTIYEGAVEAPAPAAPAALAPAAAPAPVITGTLVKVNVSLPEAAKRAAATGADGVGLLRIEHLILGLNKTPGWYVEHGKEEEFIGELYSGIKTVLDAFPGKPVWVRTLDAPTDEFRNMEGGGDEPVEHNPMLGWRGIRRDLRSPEQFRMQVEAFKRLWAAGYSNLGVMFPLVNHPDEFVLARAMMKKWGVDVENVTLGVMVEVPSSAILIEDFIKAGIRFASFGTNDLIQYTLAIDRNNEHVADMYEPEHPAVLRLIDHAIKACREHGVECSICGQAGSDPKMVAWLVEHGITSVSANIDAVPRIREAVARKERQILLDAARRNA
- the mfnA gene encoding tyrosine decarboxylase MfnA → MREHGCPEEDLFSFLSSKRREDLGYRNILSSMCTSPHPVAERVHAMFLETNLGDPGLFPGTAALEELLVQRLGALMHHPEAGGYATSGGTESNIQALRIAKKQKPVKSPNVVVPASGHFSFQKACDILGLELRALPLDAEFRADAEALDGLVDKNTVALVGIVGTTEYGVVDPIARLSDVALDRDVFFHVDAAFGGMVVPFLDRPVPFDFRLPGVDSISVDPHKMGMSTIPAGCLLVRDPDYFSCLNVDTPYLTVKRECTLAGTRPGASVAAAFAVLEYLGMDGMRAVVVGCMENTRRLIEGMETLGYPRAVTPDVNVATFSCDRAPAGWRVSRTRAGHMRIVCMPHVNRDVIEAFLGDMSDLDA